The genome window GAGCTTTCGCGAGGCTCCAGGGTTTTTCAGCATCTACCTGAGCATGGTGGGCGCCGGCGCGCTCTTGATCCTCTGGCCGAGGGCGCCGCTCATCACGATCATGTACCTCTCCCAGACCTTAAACGGCATCCTGCTCCCGGCTGTCCTGGTCTTCATGCTCCTGTTGGTCAACGATCCGGCGATCATGGGGACGCAGGTGAACTCGCCGACCTACAACCTGATCGCGTGGGGGACGGCCTTCCTGATGGTGGTCCTCACGCTGTTGCTGCTGGTGACCAGCATTGTGTAACCTTCTCCACTGATCCCCCCTTTATCGAAAGGGGATGAGGAGGGATTTTGGAGTATTCGCCGGTAAAAGAACGGAGAATCGTCAAGAGGAAGCTCTCAGCGAATGGCCTCTTCCACTGGTTCCCCCCTTTCATAAAGGGGGGCGCGGGGGGATTTCGAGGGCGACCAACTCCAACGCCAGATCGAAACGACGGATCGCGAAATCAACGCCTTGGTGTACAAGCTTTGCGGCATGACGGATCGTGACTGGACGACCGTTGAGGTGTATAGCGCTATGATTTTCAGACGAACATATCGAATAAGGTCAGACGTGGCCATTGACCCTTCATTGAGATTCTCCTTTGGCAGGCTAGACGCGGTTCTCCGTAGAGAAAACGATGAAAACGCCCAATTCATTTTGGAGCGCCCGATTAAACCAGAAGACCTGATGATTCCCGATTCAGTACCTCAGCCAAAAGCAGGGCCGATCAAGGCCCATCTCTTGTTTCCCGCTCTCAGAGACAAATCTATTTATGAAGAATTCGAAGAAGCTGTCACGTTTCTTGAAGCATATCTCTTCCAGCACGGGATCCTGAGCATCGATCGGGACGATATCAGAATCGAGTTGATGCCCCAAAATGAAGCCGAAGACGCAATGCTTCAAAAGCCATTTCTAGTTAGGCAGATGGCTCTACAACGTTCAAAGCCGTCTCTTGCAGAAATAACAAAAGACTGGATGGATCCTGAATTACTGCCTGTAGCCTATGATCTTCGCGAACTCCTGGTCCCATACTCGCTCTTTAGGCGAGCATTCCTTGCCATGGAAGACGATGACTACCCAATCGCATTCTTGTCGTTGTTTCTAATCATCGAGGGGTTCTATGGTGAGAGCAAACATGAGAACCTTGATAAAATATTTAGGAATCAGCAAGAGCTAGTAACTATTGTCCAGCAAATCCTAGATTCGGATCGGGGGGTGGGGAAGGCTTTCGAGGACTTTCCAGGGCCAAAGTCCCCGCCGACTGTCGAGGGAATCTTCAAAACAATGGTGGTGGCGCGCGGCCATGCTTCACATTTTAGTGTTGAGAAACCCCGACCTTACATAACGGCTGCGAACCGAAGAGATTATGCTGACCTGGCTTACGCAATGATAAAAATTGCCGCAGTGGTCCTAGACACCCAGATAAGGAAGATTGCTTTGAGGGAAGGCATTCCAGTTCTTCCACGGAAGACCAGAGCGACCTCAACGTGATATCGTTATGACCATATGACCATGTGCCATCAACTGGATTTCGAACTATATGGTTGTTCGACTTGCTTTTCAGGATCGAGGAAAGTTTAAGGAGGAAATTTTCGCGTGAGATGGCCGATCTTCCCGAGGAGCAACACGAAGCGGTGATCGACCTCGTTGGTTACCCGAACGGAAAACGTGCAGTAGGCGGAGCGAAATCCCCCCGCGCCCCCCTTTTGGAAAGGGGGGTCGGAGTGAGAGAGAGTGATGCTAACGTGCGGGCTGCATGACGTCATACCTCATTCTCCATTAATTTGAATCTATGAAAGGAGGGCATCTGATGGAGATGGAATGGGAAGAGATCCGCGGTCTGGTAGAGGCGATGCGAAAGGATTTATTTACGCTTAAAGCCCCAACCCAACCACTGACCGCCCTTGAGACCGTTCGAACTCAATTTCGTGAGGCTGTTAGCGTCTTCAAGTCAAATCCGACGAAAGAAGGCGCGTTGGAGATTATGCAGCTCAAAGAACAATTGATCACCCTTGCCAAACAAACCCCAGGCTTCAATCTCGCTTCTCATGCTTTTGCAGAGTTGTCGAGTGAAATCGAAGCGGGCCTCAAGACTATGAAGGATTCATCGATGCTCAGCTACCCGATAATCGCCGCGTGGGGTTTTAGTCCAGGCGAAATCCCCCCACGCCCCCCTTTTGGAAAGGGGGGAATTTCAACGAAGGAAATCGAGTGTTGCCTGTGGAGGGAACAGGTGATGGGTACAACGAGGCGTTACGCGAATAGTCTTTTCTACTAATCCCCCTTACAAAAGGGGGGTTAGAGGTGATTTCTTGAGACCCCACCTCACATATAATCCTACACTGAAACCGAAGGCGCGCAGTCTGCGTACGGCCATGACCGACTGCGAGCAGATCATCTGGTACCACCTGCGTCGGAAACAGGTGCTGGGTGTGCAGTTTTACCGACAGAGGCCTCTCGGGCATTATATCGTCGACTTCTATGCTCCCATGGCGAAGCTGGTCGTAGAAATTGACGGTTCCCAACATGCGAGTGCTGAACATGTGATCAAAGATACCCAACGCGATGCCTATCTGGCAGGGCAGGGGATACGCGTTCTTCGATTCAATGACCTGCAGGTGTTGCAGGAAATTGAGGCGGTGATGCGGGAAGTCTTTCGGGTGATAGCGGAGCAGGTGGAGCGAAATCCCCCCACGCCCCCCTTTTGTAAAGGGGGGATGTAGAGACGACCGGTTGATAGCCTGTTTGAGAGCGAAAGCGAAGGAAGGAGCATAGTATGGGTAAGATCAAGCTGGAAATCTCTTTGGAAGAGCTTGCAAAGACTATTACGGAGTTGCCGCCGAAAGAGCGAAAAGAGCTTTGGTCGCTCTTGGCGACCCTCGAAGAGGCATCTGATCGAGGCGCTTTGGAAGCCCTTAAAGAATCCGAAGAAGATGTCAAGAAAGGCAGACTCCATAGTTGTGAAGAGGTCTTTGGAGTATGTCTCTAATGCGCAAACCGCAACTCACGGCACGGGCAAAAAAGGGGGATCAACGTCGTCCCTGCTGAGACGGAAGAACAGATCGGTAGCGATAGGGGATGAACGGGAAGGAGGTTAGGTCGGTGGACAAGGAAATCATCTTTCTAGTAGAAGAATCCTCAGAAGGAGGGTACCAGGCCAGGGCGCTTGGCTATCCCATCTTCACCGAGGCGGATACTTTTGAAGAACTCAAAGGAATGGTGCAAGATGCCGTGCGCTGCCATTTTGAGGAGGCAGAGAGGCCGTCCCTCATTTGCCTGCACCTGGTTAAGGATGAGGTCATCACTGTATGAAATTGCCAAGAGACATCGGCGGCAAGGAATTAGCCAAGGTCCTTGGTAAATACGGATACCGAATCACCCACCAAACAGGAAGCCACGTCCGGTTAACCTCCTCCTTCAAAGGAACGGAACACCACGTTACCGTACCAAGCCATAGGGCGCTAAGGGCCGGTACGCTTAGCGGCATATTAAACGACATCGCGACGTATCTGGAGGTGGAGAAGCAATCGCTTGTGGAGGATCTGTTTGGATGATGAAGGCGTAGATGGGTGCGGGCTTTGGCTTGACAGGGTTGGGGGAGAGAGGGTAGAAGAGAGCGGAGCGTGGGAGGCATGGGACCGAAGCAGCGGTATACATCAGCGATTAAGGCGTGGCCGATGGAGGAGCGACCGCGGGAGCGGCTGCTTGCGCATGGCTCGAGCGCGCTGACGACGGCGGAGCTGCTCGCTATCCTGCTGCGTACCGGAACCGGCGGCCAGAGCGCCGTAGAACTAGCTCGTAGCCTGCTGGAAAAATCCGGAGGACTGCGCGAGCTGGACGGCAAGAGCGCCGAAGAGTTGCAAGAGGCGAAGGGACTGGGGCTGGCGAAGATCGCCCAGCTCAAGGCCGCCCTTGAATTGGGCCGTCGGCTGATGGCCGAGGAGAAGAAGGTCCTGGGGGCGGTGACCTCATCAAAAGAGGTCTACGAGTGGCTGCGACCGCAGATGCAGGGCCTGGCCAAAGAGGTCTTCAAGGTGCTCCTGCTGAACGGCAACAACGAGGTGTTGGAGAGCGTCACCGCGTCGGAGGGGTCGCTTACGGAAAGCCCGGTCTACCTTCGGGACTTGGTGAATCTCGCCAACCGGCACCGGGCGGCCGCCTTGATCGTAGCCCACAATCATCCCTCCGGTAATCCTCGCCCGAGTTCGACCGACAAGTCGCTGACTGAGGAATTAGTTGTCATGGGGCGATTGATGAAGATCGGCGTCTTGGATCATGTGATTATTGGCGATGGACGCTATTACAGCTTCGCCGATGAAGGATTGATCGAGCAATATGGTACGGCCTTTGACGGACGTCGGACGCGGTAAGGGTGGAGCAGGGAGGGGTGCGTGGAGAAGGCATTCGAAAGAGTTGTGATGAGGGTCGCGGGTGTTGCAGGATTGGTGGGGTTGTTGGTGCTATCGGGGTGTCGGCTCCTTCCGCCGGAGCTCAGAACGCTCAAGTCACCGATCAGGCTGTCTCCGATTAAGCATGAGGTGACAGTACAGCCGGCTCAGGGGATGGGTCCTGCGCCATTCAAGATCGATCAAGCGAAGGCCGGATCCTCCGAGGTACAGCTTACAATCTCCAACCCTACCACCTCGACGATTCGCATGGTATGGTCAGACGGGACCTTCATCACCGCAGATAGCATCTCATATGCGATCGGGGTAAGAACCGATCGAGATGGACTATCCACGCAATCGACGACTATCGAGGCCAACGGTGCGGTTCAAATGACCGTTGTGGCCCTCGCGAAAGACGGTAAGCTGGTGACGTCAGTCGATAAGTCGATCGAGGCGCCCTATCGGGTGGGGCTCAAACTCACCGTGGAGCGGGGGATCACGCGTTGGAAGGGGACCGTGTGGGTATTTGTCTTATAGGTCATCCCTGCAATGAGGGGATATATCGAGAGTAGGAGGGAGCGACGTAATGCCGGTAATGAGCGGAGAGGAAAGGTGTAAGGCGCAAGGCATAAGGCGCAGAGAGCACCGCGTTTTCGGATGTGGGACGTTAATAAAAGGAGCTATTCTCACGTGCGGGCTCGTATTCGTCTGGGTCGTGAATGGCTGGAGCCAGGAGCCCCCGCAGACGGGTGGACATCACCATCACCCGGCAGTGACACCCCCGCCGAAGATCCCGCAACAAAAAGGTCCGGCCGCGCAACCGCCTCGCCTTGCGATACCCCCAAAGTGGCGGTTTACCATGCCGGCCGGAGATCATCACGCCGGACGGCAGATCTTTATCGACTTTGAATGCTTCAAGTGCCATGAGGTCGTCGGTGAGGATTTTCCCGCACCCAAGGCCGAGCAGGGGGATGTCGGGCCTGCCCTCTCAGGGATGGGGGCAATGCATCCCGCGGAGTATTTTCTGGAGACGATGATCGACCCGAATGCCTCCGCAGCCTGGCGGATCGCGCACCACAAGGATGAACAAAAAGGGTATCTCGGTGCCGACGGTAAGTCGAAGATGCCCAGCTACAACGACACGATGACCGTCCAACAACTCATCGATCTTGTCGCGTACATGAAGAGCCTGACCGAAGGCGGGCATCGACATTGATAAAGGGTTCGAGGTTCGAGGTGCAAAGGAAAAAATGATTTCAGGGTATTCCGGAACCCGGTACGTGATATATAAAACATGAAACGTTTTCCTGATCTCTATCAGCGGCAGCGGGGCTTCTTTGCGCGGGTCTACGAGTCGGGTAGTCCGACACCGTGGCCTTCCACTGAGCCGACGCCGTCTGCCAGCCGATTGGCCCAGCTTTTGAAACGGCGCAAGGGAAGTAGGCGGATACTCGATCTGGGTTGTGGCGAGGGACGACATACGCTACTGTTTGCTCAAGCCGGCTTC of Candidatus Methylomirabilis lanthanidiphila contains these proteins:
- a CDS encoding YcfA-like protein; translated protein: MKLPRDIGGKELAKVLGKYGYRITHQTGSHVRLTSSFKGTEHHVTVPSHRALRAGTLSGILNDIATYLEVEKQSLVEDLFG
- a CDS encoding DNA repair protein RadC-like protein, with translation MGPKQRYTSAIKAWPMEERPRERLLAHGSSALTTAELLAILLRTGTGGQSAVELARSLLEKSGGLRELDGKSAEELQEAKGLGLAKIAQLKAALELGRRLMAEEKKVLGAVTSSKEVYEWLRPQMQGLAKEVFKVLLLNGNNEVLESVTASEGSLTESPVYLRDLVNLANRHRAAALIVAHNHPSGNPRPSSTDKSLTEELVVMGRLMKIGVLDHVIIGDGRYYSFADEGLIEQYGTAFDGRRTR
- a CDS encoding Cytochrome c, whose translation is MPVMSGEERCKAQGIRRREHRVFGCGTLIKGAILTCGLVFVWVVNGWSQEPPQTGGHHHHPAVTPPPKIPQQKGPAAQPPRLAIPPKWRFTMPAGDHHAGRQIFIDFECFKCHEVVGEDFPAPKAEQGDVGPALSGMGAMHPAEYFLETMIDPNASAAWRIAHHKDEQKGYLGADGKSKMPSYNDTMTVQQLIDLVAYMKSLTEGGHRH